A stretch of Arachis hypogaea cultivar Tifrunner chromosome 15, arahy.Tifrunner.gnm2.J5K5, whole genome shotgun sequence DNA encodes these proteins:
- the LOC112750032 gene encoding putative potassium transporter 12 isoform X1, which translates to MEVGGVEESNARLLESGSNEGSSIESRWVDGSEVDTMEVPAWSNEGREGYGSVRRRLLKGPKRLNSLDVEVMAIAKSQDQHSKDASLWPTLALAFQTLGVVYGDMGTSPLYVFADVFSKVPIESDVDVLGALSLVMYTIALIPLAKYVFVVLKANDNGEGGTFALYSLICRYANVNMLPNRQPADEHISSFRLKLPTPEMKRALNIKETLEKSSSLKTFLLLLVLLGTSMIIGDGILTPAISVMSAISGLQGEIHGFGTNSVVLVSIVVLVALFSIQRFGTSKVGFMFAPILALWFFCLGSIGIYNIVKHDIMVLRAINPAFIFYFFKKNGKKAWSALGGCVLCITGAEAMFADLGHFSVPAIQIAFTCVVFPCLLLAYMGQAAFLLKNPTSYARVFYDSVPGSLFWPVFVIATLAAMIASQAMISATFSCVKQSMALGCFPRLKIIHTSRKFMGQIYIPVINWFLMVMCIVVVSIFQSTTDIANAYGIAEVGVMIVSTTLVTLVMLLIWQTNLFWAFCFPIAFGSVELIYMSSVLSKIFEGGWLPLAFATFFLSVMYTWNYGSVLKYRSEVQEKISLDLMLELGSNLGTVRVPGIGLLYNELVQGIPSVFLQFLLSLPALHSTIVFVCIKHVPIPVVPQEERFLFRRVCPKDYHMFRCVARYGYKDVRKEDHHAFEQLLIESLEKFLRKEAQETTMESSNLTEEDMDNALVKSKDSDNNNVAEELRIPLMHGQNSSEETGTSITEEAPTSYMSLDEDDGIEYELSALREATASGCTYLLGHGDVRAKKNSLFFKKLVINYFYAFLRNNCRGGTANMRVPHTNIIQVGMTYMV; encoded by the exons ATGGAAGTTGGTGGGGTTGAAGAGAGCAATGCGAGATTGCTGGAAAGTGGAAGCAATGAAGGGAGTAGTATTGAGTCAAGGTGGGTTGATGGCAGTGAAGTGGATACTATGGAGGTTCCTGCATGGTCAAATGAGGGTAGAGAAGGGTATGGATCAGTGAGGAGGAGGCTTTTGAAGGGTCCCAAGAGATTGAATTCTTTGGATGTTGAAGTCATGGCCATCGCTAAGAGTCAAGATCAACACTCCAAG GATGCTTCACTTTGGCCCACTCTTGCATTAGCATTTCAGACTCTTGGCGTGGTATATGGGGACATGGGAACAAGTCCTCTCTATGTTTTTGCAGATGTCTTTAGCAAGGTTCCGATCGAGTCGGACGTTGATGTCTTGGGGGCCTTATCACTAGTAATGTACACAATAGCTCTTATTCCATTGGCAAAGTATGTTTTTGTTGTTCTCAAAGCAAATGACAATGGAGAAG GAGGAACGTTTGCGCTATACTCCTTGATCTGCAGATATGCAAATGTGAATATGCTTCCGAATCGTCAACCAGCCGATGAACATATCTCTAGTTTTAGGCTCAAACTCCCCACTCCAGAAATGAAAAGGGCTTTAAACATAAAGGAGACTTTGGAGAAGAGCTCATCTTTGAAAACCTTTTTGTTATTGTTGGTTCTGCTGGGAACTTCCATGATTATTGGAGATGGTATTCTAACCCCAGCAATATCAG TGATGTCTGCCATAAGTGGGCTGCAAGGTGAAATACATGGATTTGGTACAA ATTCAGTGGTTCTTGTTTCAATAGTAGTCCTGGTAGCTTTGTTCAGCATACAGCGGTTCGGAACTAGCAAAGTTGGCTTCATGTTTGCACCTATACTTGCTTTATGGTTCTTTTGTCTTGGTTCTATTGGAATCTATAATATAGTTAAGCATGATATTATGGTTCTGAGAGCAATTAATCCGGcttttattttttacttctttAAGAAGAATGGCAAAAAGGCATGGTCAGCTCTTGGTGGTTGTGTTCTTTGTATTACAG GCGCAGAAGCAATGTTTGCCGATCTTGGTCATTTTTCGGTACCAGCGATACAG ATTGCCTTTACTTGTGTGGTATTTCCATGTCTCCTCCTTGCTTATATGGGCCAAGCTGCTTTTTTGCTGAAGAACCCTACATCATATGCAAGAGTATTCTATGACTCTGTTCCAG GAAGTCTTTTCTGGCCAGTGTTTGTGATAGCCACACTTGCAGCTATGATAGCTAGCCAAGCAATGATATCGGCTACATTTTCATGCGTAAAGCAATCTATGGCTTTGGGGTGCTTTCCTCGGCTCAAGATAATTCACACCTCGAGAAAGTTCATGGGTCAAATTTACATCCCTGTAATTAACTGGTTTCTGATGGTCATGTGCATAGTTGTTGTCTCTATCTTCCAAAGCACTACTGATATTGCAAATGCTTATG GCATTGCTGAAGTTGGTGTCATGATAGTTAGCACAACCTTGGTGACACTAGTAATgcttctaatttggcaaactAACTTGTTTTGGGCATTTTGTTTCCCAATTGCATTTGGATCGGTGGAGCTCATTTACATGTCGTCCGTCCTATCGAAAATCTTCGAGGGCGGCTGGCTTCCACTCGCCTTCGCCACCTTTTTCCTCTCCGTGATGTACACTTGGAACTACGGGAGCGTGTTGAAGTATAGAAGTGAAGTCCAGGAGAAAATTTCCTTAGACTTGATGCTTGAACTTGGATCAAATCTTGGAACGGTAAGAGTTCCGGGAATTGGATTGCTATATAATGAGCTTGTCCAAGGCATTCCTTCAGTTTTTTTACAGTTCTTGCTGAGTCTTCCGGCCCTTCACTCGACCATAGTTTTCGTCTGCATTAAACATGTTCCTATCCCGGTTGTACCTCAAGAGGAAAGGTTTCTATTCCGAAGAGTTTGTCCGAAAGATTACCATATGTTTCGCTGCGTCGCGAGGTATGGCTATAAAGATGTAAGGAAGGAGGATCACCATGCATTCGAGCAACTTCTCATCGAAAGTCTGGAGAAATTCTTGAGAAAAGAGGCTCAAGAAACTACCATGGAAAGCAGTAACTTAACTGAGGAGGACATGGACAATGCATTGGTGAAATCCAAGGATTCTGATAACAATAATGTAGCTGAGGAGCTAAGGATTCCATTGATGCATGGCCAGAATAGTTCCGAAGAAACTGGAACTTCAATCACCGAGGAAGCCCCGACAAGTTACATGTCATTAGATGAAGATGATGGTATTGAATATGAGCTTTCGGCACTTAGAGAAGCAACTGCATCAGGGTGCACGTATCTTCTTGGACATGGTGATGTGAGGGCCAAGAAGAACTCCTTGTTCTTCAAGAAATTGGTGATTAATTACTTCTATGCATTCCTTAGAAACAATTGCAGAGGAGGCACTGCAAATATGAGAGTGCCTCATACAAATATCATTCAAGTTGGGATGACATATATGGTCTAA
- the LOC112750032 gene encoding putative potassium transporter 12 isoform X2 — MYFNVNQDASLWPTLALAFQTLGVVYGDMGTSPLYVFADVFSKVPIESDVDVLGALSLVMYTIALIPLAKYVFVVLKANDNGEGGTFALYSLICRYANVNMLPNRQPADEHISSFRLKLPTPEMKRALNIKETLEKSSSLKTFLLLLVLLGTSMIIGDGILTPAISVMSAISGLQGEIHGFGTNSVVLVSIVVLVALFSIQRFGTSKVGFMFAPILALWFFCLGSIGIYNIVKHDIMVLRAINPAFIFYFFKKNGKKAWSALGGCVLCITGAEAMFADLGHFSVPAIQIAFTCVVFPCLLLAYMGQAAFLLKNPTSYARVFYDSVPGSLFWPVFVIATLAAMIASQAMISATFSCVKQSMALGCFPRLKIIHTSRKFMGQIYIPVINWFLMVMCIVVVSIFQSTTDIANAYGIAEVGVMIVSTTLVTLVMLLIWQTNLFWAFCFPIAFGSVELIYMSSVLSKIFEGGWLPLAFATFFLSVMYTWNYGSVLKYRSEVQEKISLDLMLELGSNLGTVRVPGIGLLYNELVQGIPSVFLQFLLSLPALHSTIVFVCIKHVPIPVVPQEERFLFRRVCPKDYHMFRCVARYGYKDVRKEDHHAFEQLLIESLEKFLRKEAQETTMESSNLTEEDMDNALVKSKDSDNNNVAEELRIPLMHGQNSSEETGTSITEEAPTSYMSLDEDDGIEYELSALREATASGCTYLLGHGDVRAKKNSLFFKKLVINYFYAFLRNNCRGGTANMRVPHTNIIQVGMTYMV, encoded by the exons ATGTATTTTAATGTAAATCAGGATGCTTCACTTTGGCCCACTCTTGCATTAGCATTTCAGACTCTTGGCGTGGTATATGGGGACATGGGAACAAGTCCTCTCTATGTTTTTGCAGATGTCTTTAGCAAGGTTCCGATCGAGTCGGACGTTGATGTCTTGGGGGCCTTATCACTAGTAATGTACACAATAGCTCTTATTCCATTGGCAAAGTATGTTTTTGTTGTTCTCAAAGCAAATGACAATGGAGAAG GAGGAACGTTTGCGCTATACTCCTTGATCTGCAGATATGCAAATGTGAATATGCTTCCGAATCGTCAACCAGCCGATGAACATATCTCTAGTTTTAGGCTCAAACTCCCCACTCCAGAAATGAAAAGGGCTTTAAACATAAAGGAGACTTTGGAGAAGAGCTCATCTTTGAAAACCTTTTTGTTATTGTTGGTTCTGCTGGGAACTTCCATGATTATTGGAGATGGTATTCTAACCCCAGCAATATCAG TGATGTCTGCCATAAGTGGGCTGCAAGGTGAAATACATGGATTTGGTACAA ATTCAGTGGTTCTTGTTTCAATAGTAGTCCTGGTAGCTTTGTTCAGCATACAGCGGTTCGGAACTAGCAAAGTTGGCTTCATGTTTGCACCTATACTTGCTTTATGGTTCTTTTGTCTTGGTTCTATTGGAATCTATAATATAGTTAAGCATGATATTATGGTTCTGAGAGCAATTAATCCGGcttttattttttacttctttAAGAAGAATGGCAAAAAGGCATGGTCAGCTCTTGGTGGTTGTGTTCTTTGTATTACAG GCGCAGAAGCAATGTTTGCCGATCTTGGTCATTTTTCGGTACCAGCGATACAG ATTGCCTTTACTTGTGTGGTATTTCCATGTCTCCTCCTTGCTTATATGGGCCAAGCTGCTTTTTTGCTGAAGAACCCTACATCATATGCAAGAGTATTCTATGACTCTGTTCCAG GAAGTCTTTTCTGGCCAGTGTTTGTGATAGCCACACTTGCAGCTATGATAGCTAGCCAAGCAATGATATCGGCTACATTTTCATGCGTAAAGCAATCTATGGCTTTGGGGTGCTTTCCTCGGCTCAAGATAATTCACACCTCGAGAAAGTTCATGGGTCAAATTTACATCCCTGTAATTAACTGGTTTCTGATGGTCATGTGCATAGTTGTTGTCTCTATCTTCCAAAGCACTACTGATATTGCAAATGCTTATG GCATTGCTGAAGTTGGTGTCATGATAGTTAGCACAACCTTGGTGACACTAGTAATgcttctaatttggcaaactAACTTGTTTTGGGCATTTTGTTTCCCAATTGCATTTGGATCGGTGGAGCTCATTTACATGTCGTCCGTCCTATCGAAAATCTTCGAGGGCGGCTGGCTTCCACTCGCCTTCGCCACCTTTTTCCTCTCCGTGATGTACACTTGGAACTACGGGAGCGTGTTGAAGTATAGAAGTGAAGTCCAGGAGAAAATTTCCTTAGACTTGATGCTTGAACTTGGATCAAATCTTGGAACGGTAAGAGTTCCGGGAATTGGATTGCTATATAATGAGCTTGTCCAAGGCATTCCTTCAGTTTTTTTACAGTTCTTGCTGAGTCTTCCGGCCCTTCACTCGACCATAGTTTTCGTCTGCATTAAACATGTTCCTATCCCGGTTGTACCTCAAGAGGAAAGGTTTCTATTCCGAAGAGTTTGTCCGAAAGATTACCATATGTTTCGCTGCGTCGCGAGGTATGGCTATAAAGATGTAAGGAAGGAGGATCACCATGCATTCGAGCAACTTCTCATCGAAAGTCTGGAGAAATTCTTGAGAAAAGAGGCTCAAGAAACTACCATGGAAAGCAGTAACTTAACTGAGGAGGACATGGACAATGCATTGGTGAAATCCAAGGATTCTGATAACAATAATGTAGCTGAGGAGCTAAGGATTCCATTGATGCATGGCCAGAATAGTTCCGAAGAAACTGGAACTTCAATCACCGAGGAAGCCCCGACAAGTTACATGTCATTAGATGAAGATGATGGTATTGAATATGAGCTTTCGGCACTTAGAGAAGCAACTGCATCAGGGTGCACGTATCTTCTTGGACATGGTGATGTGAGGGCCAAGAAGAACTCCTTGTTCTTCAAGAAATTGGTGATTAATTACTTCTATGCATTCCTTAGAAACAATTGCAGAGGAGGCACTGCAAATATGAGAGTGCCTCATACAAATATCATTCAAGTTGGGATGACATATATGGTCTAA